One window of the Chloroflexota bacterium genome contains the following:
- a CDS encoding DUF2306 domain-containing protein, with protein sequence MPAHPASAGWLMLGLLLLSAIPLIAGGVRLSELAAGATITPANARFFASPLPVVLHIVSASVFAVLGAFQFAPRFRQRWPGWHRRVGRLVVVSGLAAALSGLWMAHFYQLPVLDGPLLYGFRLLFGSLMAVAIVRAFTAIRRGDVRRHRAWMMRGYAIGLGAGTQVLTLLAGEMVAGPPGALSRALLMGAGWAINVVVAEWAIRRRASRLSAATR encoded by the coding sequence ATGCCAGCCCACCCGGCTTCGGCAGGGTGGCTCATGCTCGGGCTGCTCCTGCTCAGCGCCATCCCGCTCATCGCTGGCGGCGTCCGCCTGTCCGAGCTTGCGGCAGGCGCGACTATCACACCGGCCAATGCGCGCTTCTTCGCGTCACCGCTGCCGGTGGTGCTCCACATCGTGAGCGCGAGCGTGTTTGCCGTCCTGGGCGCGTTCCAGTTCGCGCCCCGCTTCCGCCAGCGCTGGCCCGGCTGGCACCGCCGCGTCGGCAGGCTCGTGGTCGTCTCCGGGCTCGCCGCCGCCCTGTCGGGACTCTGGATGGCGCACTTCTATCAGCTTCCGGTGCTGGATGGCCCGCTCCTGTACGGGTTCCGGCTGCTGTTCGGCTCACTCATGGCCGTCGCCATCGTCCGCGCCTTCACCGCGATCCGGCGCGGGGATGTCCGTCGCCATCGTGCCTGGATGATGCGCGGCTACGCCATCGGGCTGGGCGCGGGCACGCAGGTGCTCACCCTGCTGGCCGGCGAGATGGTCGCCGGCCCGCCCGGTGCGTTGAGCCGCGCGCTCCTGATGGGCGCGGGCTGGGCGATCAACGTCGTCGTGGCCGAATGGGCCATCCGCCGGCGAGCGTCACGACTGTCGGCGGCCACTCGGTGA
- a CDS encoding cysteine desulfurase-like protein produces MTLDVAALRAQFPSLASGIAHFDGPGGTQTPAVVGQAIAETLCGPLSNRGTVGLSERNADDAVNAFRAAYSDLLNVPPAGIVYGRSATQITYDFSRHLAKAWEPGDEVVVSQLDHDANVRPWIQAAEHVGATVRWLTVDAATADFDLSALDEIVNPRTRLVAVTAASNLIGTRPAVGRIAARAHAVGALVYVDGVHYTPHASVDAGALGADFYVCSPYKFFGPHCAVLAADPALLETILPDKLLPSTNVVPERFEFGTLPYEIMAGATAAVDFIASLAPPTDGARRDRRAWLVAANHEIDAHETRLLHSVEDALLTWEDRVTLHSKAQDRTPTLFATFRDRRSEDASTFLAERNILAPAGSFYAYEPFVQLGVADSGGLRIGLAPYNDDHEIERLVTALGDFLNA; encoded by the coding sequence ATGACGCTTGATGTCGCCGCCCTCCGCGCGCAGTTCCCCTCCCTGGCATCCGGCATCGCCCACTTCGACGGTCCCGGCGGCACCCAGACGCCCGCCGTCGTCGGGCAGGCCATCGCCGAGACGCTGTGCGGCCCGCTCTCCAACCGAGGCACCGTCGGCCTCTCCGAGCGTAACGCCGACGACGCCGTCAACGCCTTCCGCGCGGCCTACAGCGACCTCCTCAACGTGCCGCCCGCCGGCATCGTTTACGGGCGCAGCGCCACCCAGATCACCTACGACTTCTCCCGGCACCTCGCGAAGGCGTGGGAGCCGGGCGACGAGGTCGTCGTCAGCCAGCTCGACCACGATGCCAATGTCCGCCCGTGGATCCAGGCCGCCGAGCACGTCGGCGCGACAGTCCGCTGGCTCACCGTCGACGCCGCCACCGCCGACTTCGACCTCAGCGCCCTGGACGAGATCGTCAATCCGCGCACCCGGCTCGTCGCCGTGACCGCCGCGTCCAACCTGATCGGCACACGGCCGGCCGTCGGCCGGATCGCTGCGCGCGCCCACGCGGTCGGCGCGCTCGTCTACGTGGACGGCGTCCACTACACCCCGCACGCCAGCGTGGATGCGGGGGCGCTCGGGGCGGACTTCTACGTCTGCTCGCCGTACAAGTTCTTCGGGCCGCACTGCGCCGTGCTGGCCGCCGATCCCGCGCTGCTCGAAACCATCCTGCCCGACAAGCTGCTGCCCTCCACCAACGTCGTCCCCGAGCGGTTCGAGTTCGGCACCCTCCCCTACGAGATCATGGCCGGCGCGACGGCGGCAGTCGACTTCATCGCCAGTCTCGCGCCGCCAACGGACGGCGCCCGGCGGGACCGCCGGGCGTGGCTTGTCGCCGCCAACCACGAGATCGACGCCCACGAGACGCGGCTGCTCCACTCGGTCGAGGATGCGCTGCTCACCTGGGAGGATCGCGTCACCCTGCACTCGAAGGCGCAGGATCGCACGCCGACCCTGTTCGCGACCTTCCGCGACCGGCGCAGCGAGGACGCCTCTACCTTCCTGGCCGAGCGCAACATCCTGGCTCCGGCCGGCTCGTTCTACGCCTACGAGCCGTTCGTGCAGCTGGGTGTGGCGGACAGCGGCGGCCTGCGTATCGGCCTGGCGCCCTACAACGACGACCACGAGATCGAGCGGCTGGTGACAGCCCTCGGCGACTTCCTGAACGCCTGA